In Salmo salar chromosome ssa15, Ssal_v3.1, whole genome shotgun sequence, one genomic interval encodes:
- the LOC106571443 gene encoding dnaJ homolog subfamily C member 5 isoform X1: MATTGATEPNRPGPQRKMSTTGESLYKVLGLEKGASAEDVKRAYRKLALKYHPDKNPDNPEAADKFKEINNANSILNDDGKRRIYDEYGSMGLYVSEQFGEESVKYYFLMSKWWFKTMAVCCTVFSCCCCCCCCCFCCGKCKPPEEDDHYQYVDPEDLEAQIKAETDRGDTVIIVQPIPVAVPIAVSSPVAESTSLGPASCLDPANCLDPAISLGPAVVDNPTRPMAAENPGETLPESK, from the exons ATGGCCACGACAGGCGCAACTGAGCCAAACCGGCCTGGCCCCCAGAGGAAGATGTCCACCACAGGGGAGAGCTTGTACAAGGTGCTAGGCCTGGAGAAAGGAGCTTCCGCTGAGGACGTCAAGAGAGCCTACAG GAAACTAGCGTTGAAGTACCACCCAGACAAGAACCCAGACAACCCGGAGGCTGCAGATAAGTTTAAAGAGATCAACAACGCCAACTCCATCCTGAACGATGACGGCAAGAGGAGGATCTACGACGAGTACGGCTCCATGGGCCTCTATGTGTCCGAGCAGTTTGGAGAGGAGAGCGTCAAATACTACTTCCTCATGTCCAAGTGGTGGTTTAAG ACCATGGCCGTGTGCTGCACTGTcttctcctgctgctgctgctgttgctgctgctgtttctgCTGCGGGAAGTGCAAGCCACCGGAGGAGGATGATCACTACCAGTACGTGGACCCAGAGGACCTGGAGGCCCAGATCAAAGCTGAGACGGACAGAG GTGACACGGTAATCATTGTGCAGCCCATACCTGTAGCCGTACCTATAGCTGTATCGAGTCCTGTGGCTGAGAGCACCAGCCTAGGCCCTGCCAGCTGCCTAGACCCTGCCAACTGCCTAGACCCTGCCATCAGCCTAGGCCCTGCAGTGGTTGACAACCCGACCAGGCCGATGGCTGCTGAGAACCCAGGCGAAACGTTGCCGGAGTCTAAATGA
- the LOC106571443 gene encoding dnaJ homolog subfamily C member 5 isoform X3: protein MATTGATEPNRPGPQRKMSTTGESLYKVLGLEKGASAEDVKRAYRKLALKYHPDKNPDNPEAADKFKEINNANSILNDDGKRRIYDEYGSMGLYVSEQFGEESVKYYFLMSKWWFKTMAVCCTVFSCCCCCCCCCFCCGKCKPPEEDDHYQYVDPEDLEAQIKAETDRGK, encoded by the exons ATGGCCACGACAGGCGCAACTGAGCCAAACCGGCCTGGCCCCCAGAGGAAGATGTCCACCACAGGGGAGAGCTTGTACAAGGTGCTAGGCCTGGAGAAAGGAGCTTCCGCTGAGGACGTCAAGAGAGCCTACAG GAAACTAGCGTTGAAGTACCACCCAGACAAGAACCCAGACAACCCGGAGGCTGCAGATAAGTTTAAAGAGATCAACAACGCCAACTCCATCCTGAACGATGACGGCAAGAGGAGGATCTACGACGAGTACGGCTCCATGGGCCTCTATGTGTCCGAGCAGTTTGGAGAGGAGAGCGTCAAATACTACTTCCTCATGTCCAAGTGGTGGTTTAAG ACCATGGCCGTGTGCTGCACTGTcttctcctgctgctgctgctgttgctgctgctgtttctgCTGCGGGAAGTGCAAGCCACCGGAGGAGGATGATCACTACCAGTACGTGGACCCAGAGGACCTGGAGGCCCAGATCAAAGCTGAGACGGACAGAG